One stretch of Streptomyces sp. MMBL 11-1 DNA includes these proteins:
- a CDS encoding DeoR/GlpR family DNA-binding transcription regulator, with protein MSENQNLLAEQRRALILDEVRRRGGVRVNELTRKLNVSDMTIRRDLDALDRQGVIEKVHGGAVPVVEASTHEPGFEAKSALELSAKEDIARAAAALAVPGSAIALSGGTTTFALARHLLDVPDLTVVTNSVRVADVFHDAQRPAGGRGARPGAATVVLTGGVRTPSDSLVGPVADRAIDSLHFDVLFLGVHGISAEAGLSTPNLAEAETNRRFVRAARRIVVVADHTKWGTVGLSSFAALEEVDTFVTDAGLAPRTRAEIGEHLPGLLVAGDAPAGAEGASPATEG; from the coding sequence TTGAGCGAGAATCAGAACCTGCTCGCGGAGCAGCGACGTGCGCTGATCCTCGACGAGGTGCGCAGGCGCGGTGGGGTCCGGGTCAACGAGCTGACCCGCAAGCTGAACGTCTCCGACATGACGATCCGCCGGGATCTGGACGCGCTGGACCGCCAGGGCGTGATCGAGAAGGTCCACGGCGGTGCGGTCCCGGTCGTCGAGGCGAGTACGCACGAGCCCGGGTTCGAGGCGAAGTCGGCGCTGGAGCTGAGCGCCAAGGAGGACATCGCGCGGGCGGCGGCGGCGTTGGCGGTACCCGGCAGCGCGATCGCGCTCTCGGGCGGGACGACGACCTTCGCTCTGGCCCGGCATCTGCTGGACGTGCCGGATCTGACGGTGGTGACCAACTCGGTGCGGGTGGCCGACGTGTTCCACGACGCGCAGCGTCCGGCCGGGGGGCGCGGCGCGCGGCCCGGGGCGGCGACGGTGGTGCTGACGGGCGGGGTGCGCACCCCCTCGGACTCGCTGGTCGGGCCGGTCGCGGACCGGGCCATCGACTCCCTGCACTTCGATGTGCTGTTCCTCGGCGTGCACGGGATCTCGGCCGAGGCCGGGCTCTCGACCCCCAACCTCGCGGAGGCGGAGACCAACCGCCGTTTCGTCCGGGCGGCGCGCCGGATCGTGGTCGTGGCCGATCACACCAAGTGGGGTACGGTGGGCCTGAGTTCCTTCGCCGCGCTGGAGGAGGTCGACACGTTCGTCACGGACGCGGGCCTGGCTCCGCGGACACGCGCGGAGATCGGGGAGCATCTGCCGGGCCTGCTGGTGGCGGGCGACGCCCCCGCCGGGGCCGAGGGGGCTTCGCCCGCCACCGAGGGCTGA
- a CDS encoding MFS transporter has product MLVLAQIMSGAGLTAGITVGALLAEEMLGSTGLAGVPSALFTAGAALGAFGIGRLCARWGRRPGLALGYATGALGSVGVVVAAATGSVALLFPALVVYGMGTATGLMARYAGADLASPARRGRAVSAVLFATTLGAVVGPMLVTPAGEVAHACGVPRLAGPFLLAAAAFAATSVVLACLLRPDPLRLARALAARDAGAGTGTGTGTGTGVEGDAGTDGSRAGAAAPAGRHDVAVGTTVIILTQVVMIGIMTMAPVHMLAHGHTAQAAGLVISLHVAAMFLPSPLTGLLVDRVGRRWVARASGPLLLAAGVLAALSPAGSAPALGVALVLLGLGWNFGLISGTAIVTDALAPDRRGTAQGLVDVGLAVAGAVGSLASGLVVARDGYPALALAGGLAALLVLPVAGRFPRRAPRTAGPTGRHG; this is encoded by the coding sequence GTGCTGGTGCTGGCCCAGATCATGAGCGGTGCCGGACTCACGGCGGGGATAACCGTAGGGGCCCTGCTCGCCGAGGAGATGCTCGGCTCCACCGGCCTCGCGGGCGTGCCGAGCGCGCTCTTCACCGCCGGGGCCGCACTCGGCGCGTTCGGCATCGGCCGGCTCTGCGCCCGCTGGGGCCGTCGCCCCGGACTGGCCCTGGGCTACGCGACCGGTGCGCTCGGCAGTGTCGGTGTGGTGGTGGCCGCCGCCACCGGAAGCGTGGCGCTGCTCTTCCCCGCCCTCGTGGTGTACGGAATGGGAACGGCGACCGGCCTCATGGCGCGCTACGCCGGCGCGGACCTCGCTTCCCCCGCCCGGCGCGGCCGGGCCGTGAGCGCGGTGCTCTTCGCCACCACCCTGGGGGCGGTCGTCGGGCCCATGCTGGTGACGCCGGCCGGCGAGGTCGCGCACGCCTGCGGCGTGCCGCGTCTCGCCGGGCCCTTCCTGCTGGCGGCCGCGGCGTTCGCCGCCACCTCGGTCGTCCTCGCCTGTCTGTTGCGGCCCGACCCGCTCCGGCTCGCCCGGGCGCTGGCCGCCCGGGATGCGGGCGCGGGCACGGGCACGGGCACGGGCACGGGCACGGGCGTGGAGGGGGACGCGGGTACGGACGGGTCCCGCGCCGGGGCAGCGGCGCCCGCCGGGCGTCACGACGTGGCGGTCGGCACCACCGTGATTATCCTGACCCAGGTCGTGATGATCGGAATCATGACGATGGCCCCGGTGCACATGCTGGCGCACGGTCATACCGCCCAGGCCGCGGGGCTCGTGATCTCCCTGCACGTCGCGGCGATGTTCCTGCCCTCCCCGCTCACCGGGCTGCTCGTCGACCGGGTCGGCAGACGGTGGGTCGCCCGCGCCTCCGGGCCGCTGCTGCTGGCGGCGGGTGTCCTGGCCGCCCTGTCGCCCGCCGGCTCGGCGCCCGCGCTCGGCGTCGCTCTCGTACTCCTCGGCCTGGGCTGGAACTTCGGTCTGATCAGCGGCACCGCGATCGTCACCGACGCCCTGGCCCCGGACCGACGCGGCACGGCACAGGGGCTGGTGGACGTGGGCCTCGCGGTCGCCGGAGCGGTCGGAAGCCTGGCGTCGGGCCTGGTCGTCGCGCGGGACGGCTACCCGGCACTGGCTCTGGCGGGCGGGCTCGCCGCCCTGTTGGTCCTGCCGGTGGCCGGCCGGTTCCCGCGCCGCGCACCGCGTACGGCCGGTCCCACCGGGCGGCACGGGTGA
- a CDS encoding response regulator transcription factor, with amino-acid sequence MSRILIAEDEERIAAFVEKGLRRSGYVTRVVADGVSAYEHARGRDFDLLILDLGLPGDDGLTVLRKLRKARITLPVVILTARDSVSDIVAGLESGADDYMVKPFAFDELLARVRLRLRREEPPENFLLRVGDLILDLRTRRAQVGERVSDLSAREFALAEILMRNPDRVLSREQLLSQVWGFDYDPGSNIVDVYIRYLRRKIGADRVQTVRGVGYRLRA; translated from the coding sequence GTGAGCAGGATCTTGATAGCCGAGGACGAGGAAAGAATCGCCGCCTTCGTCGAAAAAGGCCTGCGCCGTAGCGGGTACGTCACCCGGGTCGTCGCCGACGGGGTCTCCGCCTACGAGCACGCCCGCGGCCGGGACTTCGACCTCCTGATCCTCGACCTCGGCCTGCCCGGCGACGACGGGCTGACGGTGCTGCGCAAGCTGCGGAAAGCGCGCATCACCCTGCCCGTCGTCATCCTCACCGCACGCGACAGCGTGAGCGACATCGTGGCCGGACTGGAGAGCGGCGCCGACGACTACATGGTCAAACCCTTCGCCTTCGACGAGTTACTGGCCCGGGTACGACTGCGTCTGCGCCGTGAGGAGCCGCCGGAGAACTTCCTGCTGCGGGTCGGCGATCTGATCCTCGACCTCCGCACCCGCCGGGCCCAGGTGGGCGAGCGGGTCTCCGACCTGTCCGCCCGGGAGTTCGCCCTCGCCGAGATCCTCATGCGCAACCCCGACCGGGTGCTGTCCCGGGAGCAACTGCTGAGCCAGGTATGGGGGTTCGACTACGACCCCGGGTCGAACATCGTCGACGTCTACATCCGCTATCTGCGGCGTAAGATCGGCGCCGACCGGGTCCAGACCGTGCGGGGAGTCGGCTACCGGCTCCGGGCCTGA
- a CDS encoding SRPBCC family protein: MAVFRIERFSPLPAAEAWRRVTDWERHGAQVPLTAISVPTGLPSQLGTVFVARTGLGPLAFDDPMEVVRWTPPAGGRAGVCRLEKRGAVVLGRASIDVLPTDSGSHVVWVEELRVRLVPRWGDPLLASAGRRMFGKVLDALLASPGET, encoded by the coding sequence GTGGCCGTCTTCCGGATCGAGCGTTTCTCCCCTCTCCCCGCAGCCGAGGCCTGGCGCCGGGTGACCGACTGGGAACGGCACGGGGCGCAGGTTCCGTTGACCGCGATCTCGGTCCCGACCGGCCTTCCCTCGCAGCTCGGGACGGTCTTCGTGGCGCGTACGGGGCTGGGTCCCCTGGCGTTCGACGACCCGATGGAAGTGGTGCGGTGGACGCCGCCCGCCGGGGGCCGGGCCGGGGTCTGCCGCCTGGAGAAGCGGGGGGCCGTGGTGCTGGGCCGGGCCTCGATCGACGTGCTTCCCACGGATTCCGGTTCCCATGTGGTCTGGGTCGAGGAACTGCGGGTGCGGCTGGTGCCCCGGTGGGGTGATCCGCTGCTCGCCTCCGCCGGGCGGCGGATGTTCGGCAAGGTCCTGGACGCCCTGCTCGCCTCCCCCGGCGAAACGTAG
- a CDS encoding right-handed parallel beta-helix repeat-containing protein, whose product MAQGTVQVTHTGTSRWRRRTGEYASLSAALEAAADGDVLTVAPGTYRENLVVHRAVTLRGPEGSAGSVRIAPVDGVPLTVRASAVIQDLHVEGQDSAAPALLVEEGTAELTDLRIVTRSAAGIEVRGAARPTVRRCAVDNPAGVGIAVLDGAGGVFEECEVLSSGQSGVSVRDGGHPRLDRCRIHHASGAGIGVTGEGSGLEAFGCEVYEIKGSGIQITARASAQLTDCTVHRTSADGVTLDTDAVLTLADCDIHDIPENAIDLRSRSVLTLTRSTVRRFGRNGLSVWDPGTRVDANQCEIHDSTGDYPAVWVSDGATVILDACRVHDVPDALFVLDRGSRADVVDSDLSQIRNTAVSVSDGATAQLDDCRIREASTGAWFRDHGSGGTLNNCTIDAAQTGVIVTKGADPTIERCAVTSPAEAGFYVSAEGRGTFDSCRVTGSEGYGFHIMDGCRTTLTRCRTERCARGGYEFPEGDNGAAAGPVATDCTSDESGLRTALAPPPAVLTETRSTPGLLGALPGQRVVEPAPEPVVPAEPARDAAAVLGELDALVGLDSVKREVRALTDMIEVGRRRQEAGLKAASVRRHLVFTGSPGTGKTTVARLYGEILASLGVLERGHLVEVSRVDLVGEHIGSTAIRTQEAFDRARGGVLFVDEAYALSPEDSGRDFGREAIDTLVKLMEDHRDAVVVIVAGYTHEMERFLTVNPGVASRFSRTITFHDYLPEELLRIVEQQAEEHEYSLAEGAGEALLKYFTALPKGPAFGNGRTARQTFESMVERHAGRVAQLAETSTDDLTLLYPEDLPELPL is encoded by the coding sequence ATGGCACAGGGCACGGTCCAGGTGACGCACACCGGCACATCGCGATGGCGCCGCCGCACGGGCGAGTACGCCTCCCTCTCCGCGGCCCTGGAGGCGGCAGCCGACGGCGACGTGCTCACCGTCGCGCCCGGGACCTACCGGGAGAATCTCGTCGTCCATCGCGCGGTGACGCTGCGCGGCCCCGAGGGTTCGGCCGGTTCCGTACGGATCGCGCCGGTCGACGGCGTACCGCTGACCGTGCGCGCCTCCGCGGTGATCCAGGACCTCCATGTCGAGGGCCAGGACTCGGCGGCGCCCGCGCTGCTGGTCGAGGAGGGCACAGCGGAGCTGACGGACCTGCGGATCGTGACGCGGTCCGCCGCGGGCATCGAGGTGCGCGGCGCGGCCCGGCCCACCGTGCGGCGCTGCGCGGTCGACAATCCGGCCGGAGTCGGGATCGCCGTGCTGGACGGAGCGGGCGGCGTGTTCGAGGAGTGCGAGGTCCTCTCCTCGGGCCAGTCCGGGGTCTCGGTCCGCGACGGCGGGCATCCGCGCCTGGACCGCTGCCGGATCCACCACGCGTCCGGGGCGGGCATCGGCGTCACCGGCGAGGGCAGCGGCCTGGAGGCGTTCGGCTGCGAGGTGTACGAGATCAAGGGCAGCGGTATCCAGATCACCGCCCGCGCCTCGGCCCAGCTGACCGACTGCACGGTGCACCGCACCTCGGCGGACGGCGTCACGCTGGATACCGACGCGGTGCTGACGCTCGCCGACTGCGACATCCACGACATCCCGGAGAACGCGATCGACCTGCGGTCGCGTTCGGTGCTCACGCTGACCCGCTCCACGGTCCGCCGATTCGGCCGCAACGGGCTCTCGGTCTGGGATCCGGGGACCCGGGTCGACGCCAACCAGTGCGAGATCCACGACAGTACGGGCGACTACCCGGCGGTCTGGGTCAGCGACGGCGCGACGGTGATACTGGACGCCTGCCGGGTGCACGACGTGCCCGACGCGCTCTTCGTCCTCGACCGGGGGTCGCGCGCCGACGTCGTGGACAGCGACCTCTCCCAGATCCGCAACACCGCCGTCTCCGTGAGCGACGGGGCGACCGCCCAGCTGGACGACTGCCGGATCCGGGAGGCGTCCACGGGCGCCTGGTTCCGTGACCACGGCAGCGGCGGCACGCTGAACAACTGCACCATCGACGCGGCGCAGACCGGGGTCATCGTCACCAAGGGCGCCGACCCCACCATCGAGCGGTGCGCGGTCACCTCTCCGGCCGAGGCGGGGTTCTACGTCTCGGCGGAGGGCCGGGGCACCTTCGACAGCTGCCGGGTGACCGGCAGCGAGGGCTACGGCTTCCACATCATGGACGGCTGTCGCACCACGCTCACCCGCTGCCGTACCGAGCGGTGCGCCCGGGGCGGGTACGAGTTCCCCGAGGGCGACAACGGCGCCGCGGCCGGCCCGGTGGCCACGGACTGCACGAGCGACGAGAGCGGTCTGCGTACGGCTTTGGCCCCGCCGCCCGCCGTGCTGACGGAAACCCGGTCCACGCCCGGCCTGCTGGGCGCGCTGCCCGGACAGCGCGTGGTCGAACCCGCTCCGGAGCCGGTCGTCCCGGCGGAACCGGCCCGGGACGCCGCCGCCGTCCTCGGCGAGCTGGACGCGCTCGTGGGCCTGGACAGCGTCAAGCGCGAGGTGCGGGCGCTCACGGACATGATCGAGGTGGGCCGCCGCCGTCAGGAGGCCGGGCTCAAGGCCGCGTCCGTCCGCCGCCACCTCGTCTTCACCGGCTCTCCCGGTACGGGTAAGACCACGGTCGCCCGGCTGTACGGGGAGATCCTGGCCTCGCTCGGGGTGCTGGAGCGCGGCCATCTGGTCGAGGTGTCCCGGGTGGACCTGGTCGGGGAGCACATCGGCTCGACGGCGATCCGGACGCAGGAGGCGTTCGACCGGGCGCGCGGCGGGGTGCTGTTCGTCGACGAGGCGTACGCCCTCTCCCCCGAGGACTCCGGCCGGGACTTCGGGCGGGAGGCCATCGACACGCTGGTGAAGCTGATGGAGGACCACCGGGACGCGGTGGTCGTGATCGTCGCGGGCTACACCCACGAGATGGAGCGGTTCCTCACCGTCAACCCCGGGGTGGCCTCGCGGTTCTCCCGGACCATCACCTTCCATGACTATCTGCCCGAGGAGCTGCTGCGGATCGTCGAGCAGCAGGCCGAGGAGCACGAGTACAGCCTGGCGGAGGGTGCCGGGGAGGCGCTCCTGAAGTACTTCACGGCGCTCCCCAAAGGCCCCGCCTTCGGCAACGGCCGCACCGCCCGCCAGACCTTCGAGTCGATGGTGGAGCGGCACGCGGGCCGGGTCGCCCAGCTCGCCGAGACGAGCACGGACGACCTGACCCTGCTCTATCCGGAGGACCTTCCCGAGCTGCCCCTCTGA
- a CDS encoding DUF6643 family protein codes for MTSPRSTFGGGYYAASFPDTPIYDSLVAERGTPQIAPIRVPAAYDTGNSYLPALPSALPALPAAPSQQSGYGYPQQQPMPQYQQAPAPHAPMQPAQLQHAPAPYIPQQPAAVRGYPQQPQPPRPAPATGYESMRPASPRPAPAQSPYEDPYNRPYQSRGY; via the coding sequence ATGACGTCCCCCCGCTCCACCTTCGGCGGCGGCTACTACGCCGCGTCGTTCCCCGACACTCCGATCTACGACTCCTTGGTCGCGGAGCGGGGAACCCCTCAGATCGCGCCCATCCGGGTGCCGGCCGCCTATGACACCGGCAACAGCTACCTGCCGGCCCTGCCGTCGGCGCTGCCCGCCCTGCCCGCGGCCCCGTCGCAGCAGTCCGGTTACGGCTACCCGCAGCAGCAGCCGATGCCGCAGTACCAGCAGGCTCCGGCGCCGCACGCGCCGATGCAGCCCGCCCAGCTGCAGCACGCGCCCGCGCCGTACATCCCGCAGCAGCCCGCGGCGGTCCGCGGCTACCCGCAGCAGCCCCAGCCGCCGCGCCCCGCGCCCGCCACCGGGTACGAGTCGATGCGCCCGGCCTCGCCGCGGCCCGCGCCGGCGCAGTCGCCGTACGAGGACCCGTACAACCGGCCGTACCAGAGCCGGGGGTACTGA
- a CDS encoding sensor histidine kinase, giving the protein MLRRSTSARSRIVGWMLLLLSAALAVPTFGITIVWQEELDRQVDAQLLSDADKLRTFARTSRDPYSGERFSTGASLLTAFMAVHRPEHNAAFFSVVNGRADRRSPGPVPARLDRDPEVVALMARTADTRIRWLDTPAGKVRYGVVPVQMAGDHTDTRLVLVAFRDRELRQERHMARLLLASGSFALVVAGLASWLVAGRVLAPIRLVRQTAERISETDLTQRLPVRGNDDVAELAETFNHMLDRLSGAFTAQRQFLDEVAHELRTPITVLRGHLELMDEDPDSQRGQTRALLFDELDRMRRIVEDLLLLARAERPDFLTLGQTSLTDLVVDTAAKAQALGRRRWTVAEVADVSVHLDEQRVTQALMQLAANAVSHTGEGDAIEIGSRLWRGRAQLWVSDTGPGVAPEDRERIFQCFYQGGTAVPGRAAPGIGLGLALVREIAQAHDGVARVEEAPEGGARFVIDLPALHPTTEGTYGEQDLDSRGRGKNRRLRRKRPAP; this is encoded by the coding sequence ATGCTCAGGCGCTCGACCAGCGCCCGGTCCCGGATCGTCGGCTGGATGCTCCTGCTTCTCAGTGCGGCCCTGGCCGTACCCACCTTCGGGATCACGATCGTCTGGCAGGAGGAGCTGGACCGGCAGGTCGACGCCCAACTGCTGTCCGACGCCGACAAGTTGCGCACGTTCGCCCGCACGTCGCGCGACCCGTACAGCGGTGAGCGTTTCTCCACGGGCGCCTCGCTGCTCACGGCGTTCATGGCGGTCCACCGGCCCGAGCACAACGCCGCCTTCTTCAGCGTCGTCAACGGACGGGCGGACCGCCGCAGCCCGGGCCCGGTCCCGGCCCGTCTGGACCGGGACCCGGAGGTCGTGGCCCTGATGGCACGGACGGCCGACACCCGCATCCGGTGGCTGGACACCCCGGCCGGCAAGGTCCGTTACGGTGTCGTCCCGGTACAGATGGCGGGCGACCACACCGACACCCGGCTCGTCCTGGTGGCCTTCCGGGACCGGGAACTGCGGCAGGAGCGCCACATGGCGCGGCTGCTGCTGGCCTCGGGAAGCTTCGCCCTGGTGGTGGCGGGACTGGCGAGCTGGCTGGTCGCGGGCCGGGTGCTGGCTCCGATCCGGCTGGTCAGGCAGACCGCCGAGCGGATCAGCGAGACGGACCTGACCCAGCGGCTGCCGGTGCGGGGCAACGACGACGTGGCGGAACTGGCCGAGACCTTCAACCACATGCTCGACCGCCTGTCGGGCGCCTTCACCGCGCAACGCCAGTTCCTGGACGAGGTGGCGCACGAACTGCGGACCCCCATCACGGTCCTGCGCGGACATCTGGAGCTGATGGACGAGGACCCCGACAGCCAGCGCGGCCAGACCCGGGCCCTGCTCTTCGACGAACTGGACCGGATGCGGCGGATCGTGGAGGACCTGCTGCTCCTGGCCCGGGCCGAGCGCCCCGACTTCCTCACCCTCGGCCAGACCAGTCTGACCGACCTGGTGGTCGACACGGCGGCCAAGGCCCAGGCGCTGGGGCGCAGGCGCTGGACGGTGGCCGAGGTCGCCGACGTCAGCGTGCACCTGGACGAACAGCGGGTCACCCAGGCGCTGATGCAGCTCGCGGCCAACGCGGTCAGCCACACCGGAGAAGGGGACGCCATCGAGATAGGGTCACGCCTGTGGCGCGGCCGGGCGCAGCTGTGGGTGTCGGACACCGGGCCCGGCGTGGCTCCGGAGGACCGCGAACGGATCTTCCAGTGCTTCTACCAGGGGGGCACCGCGGTCCCCGGCCGGGCCGCTCCCGGCATCGGGCTCGGCCTGGCGCTGGTCCGCGAGATCGCCCAGGCACACGACGGCGTCGCCCGCGTCGAGGAGGCCCCCGAGGGCGGCGCGAGATTCGTCATCGACCTTCCCGCACTGCACCCCACGACGGAAGGAACCTATGGTGAGCAGGATCTTGATAGCCGAGGACGAGGAAAGAATCGCCGCCTTCGTCGAAAAAGGCCTGCGCCGTAG
- a CDS encoding carbonic anhydrase: MRRLIDHARTFRSRCGGEGRDLQSFEDGQRPSTMFITCSDSRVVPTLLTDSGPGELFEMRTAGNIVPPYDPDAPTSEMATIEYAVSVLEVSDIILCGHSHCGAVGALARGDDLRTLPAVRGWLGRCAPAGGPPQDPDEFGPDCEKPVQRHVVAQLDALRDYPCVSRAVREGRLGLHAWYYEVHTGAVQAHRLSTGTFSSL, translated from the coding sequence GTGCGACGACTCATCGACCATGCCCGCACCTTCCGTTCCCGCTGTGGCGGAGAGGGCCGTGATCTCCAGAGCTTCGAGGACGGCCAGCGGCCCTCCACCATGTTCATCACCTGCTCCGACTCCCGTGTGGTCCCCACCCTGCTGACCGACTCCGGCCCGGGCGAACTGTTCGAGATGCGCACGGCCGGGAACATCGTCCCGCCCTATGATCCGGACGCGCCCACGAGCGAGATGGCGACGATCGAGTACGCCGTCAGCGTGCTGGAGGTGTCCGACATCATCCTCTGCGGGCACTCCCACTGCGGTGCCGTCGGAGCCCTGGCCCGGGGCGACGATCTGCGGACCCTGCCGGCGGTACGCGGCTGGCTCGGCAGATGCGCCCCGGCCGGCGGTCCTCCTCAGGATCCCGACGAATTCGGCCCCGACTGCGAAAAGCCGGTACAGCGCCATGTGGTGGCGCAGCTGGACGCGCTGCGCGACTACCCGTGCGTGAGCCGGGCCGTCCGCGAGGGCCGGCTCGGCCTGCACGCCTGGTACTACGAGGTCCACACCGGCGCCGTGCAGGCACACCGGCTCTCCACCGGAACCTTCTCCTCCCTGTGA
- a CDS encoding MOSC domain-containing protein → MSFPVLRSAHVYPVKSLAARACDTVAVEPWGLVGDRRWMLVDKASKAVTQRQQPSMARIAAEPLPDGGVLLSAPGFPPRRVEGPRSGRLLTVELHRDTVVVEEAPGDVHDWLSAVLGTEVRLVHLDEPSHRRPVDPLFARPGDMVSLADGFPLLVTTTSSLDALNALIAAGDRPGEGPLPMDRFRPNVVIGETEAWAEDGWRRIAIGEVAFTVAKPCGRCVITTTDQRTAERGREPLLTLARHRRFGKQLVFGQNLIPEGTGVIRVGDPVRILDPLDR, encoded by the coding sequence ATGAGCTTTCCCGTGCTCCGTTCCGCCCACGTCTATCCGGTCAAGTCGCTTGCCGCCCGCGCCTGCGACACGGTCGCCGTCGAGCCATGGGGACTCGTCGGCGACCGCCGCTGGATGCTGGTCGACAAGGCGTCCAAGGCCGTCACACAGCGTCAGCAGCCGTCCATGGCGCGGATCGCGGCCGAGCCGCTGCCGGACGGTGGCGTACTCCTGTCCGCGCCGGGCTTTCCGCCCCGGCGCGTCGAGGGGCCCCGGTCCGGCCGTCTGCTCACCGTGGAGCTGCACCGGGACACCGTGGTGGTGGAGGAGGCGCCGGGCGACGTCCATGACTGGCTGAGCGCGGTCCTCGGTACGGAGGTCCGGCTCGTGCATCTCGACGAGCCGTCGCACCGCAGGCCCGTCGACCCGCTCTTCGCCCGGCCCGGGGACATGGTCTCCCTCGCCGACGGCTTCCCGCTGCTGGTGACCACCACGTCGTCGCTCGACGCGCTCAACGCCCTGATCGCCGCGGGCGACCGGCCCGGGGAGGGTCCGCTGCCGATGGACCGTTTCCGGCCCAATGTGGTGATCGGGGAGACCGAGGCGTGGGCGGAGGACGGCTGGCGGCGGATCGCCATCGGCGAGGTCGCCTTCACGGTGGCCAAGCCCTGCGGCCGCTGCGTGATCACGACGACCGACCAGCGCACCGCCGAGCGGGGCCGGGAACCGCTGCTCACGCTGGCCCGCCACCGCCGGTTCGGCAAGCAGTTGGTCTTCGGCCAGAATCTGATCCCGGAGGGAACGGGAGTGATCAGGGTCGGGGACCCCGTCCGGATCCTCGACCCGCTGGACCGATAG
- a CDS encoding Rv1733c family protein, protein MWVLWALLRGRGSPLRRATDRREAWVALGALVLLVIGAPAAGWAGGTAADAALQRSVRAQHEERHPVDAVVVGPAGRGRFASDPGSGVERVARTWVVASWQAPDGSPRTGKVATASRPGGPGSPVRIWTDAAGYPVEPPMDGRTARTHAVLGGIGTFLLAAACVEAGRRLTVRRMARRRYARLDREWAAVGPDWGRAGTGG, encoded by the coding sequence GTGTGGGTGCTGTGGGCGCTGCTGCGCGGGCGGGGCAGTCCGCTGCGCCGCGCCACCGACCGCCGCGAGGCCTGGGTGGCGCTCGGAGCGCTGGTGCTCCTCGTGATCGGCGCCCCGGCCGCGGGCTGGGCGGGCGGGACGGCCGCCGACGCCGCCCTCCAGCGGTCGGTGCGGGCCCAGCACGAGGAACGTCACCCCGTCGACGCGGTCGTGGTGGGTCCGGCGGGGCGGGGACGGTTCGCCAGTGATCCCGGGAGCGGCGTCGAACGGGTCGCGCGCACCTGGGTGGTGGCGTCCTGGCAGGCCCCGGACGGCAGTCCGCGCACCGGAAAGGTGGCCACCGCGTCGCGGCCGGGCGGCCCGGGGTCCCCGGTGCGGATCTGGACGGACGCGGCGGGCTACCCGGTGGAGCCGCCGATGGACGGGCGCACCGCCCGGACGCACGCGGTGCTGGGCGGCATCGGCACGTTCCTGCTCGCCGCCGCCTGCGTCGAGGCGGGCCGCCGGCTGACCGTGAGACGCATGGCGCGGCGGCGGTACGCACGGCTGGACCGGGAGTGGGCCGCTGTGGGCCCGGACTGGGGCAGGGCCGGAACGGGCGGCTGA